A genomic region of Oleidesulfovibrio alaskensis DSM 16109 contains the following coding sequences:
- the mgtE gene encoding magnesium transporter → MTDEKREQVHEQRTKTDSVQDSMERREIALHFCREEKAEAEFAHPADVAEHMENLSLEKQVCLMQHLSPEDAAEALAEMDEYARADILRNLDWDEAASILAEMSPDDAADVLDELDEDHRDALLRYFEADDAEELRTLMAFDPDTAGGVMNTEIIIIDHNVTADQAIMQIRREIEDKEIPYYAYIVDEQERLVGVLSLRNLLLCRPRTLLKDEVSSQSLISVVFDADKEEVAHQLAHYNFMAMPVVDYEGRLLGVVTYDDIIDIIHDEASEDMLGMVGAGQDETVDTPWMESVKKRLPWLIINMVNSAFSAWVVSLFEGSIATMAILAVLMPIVANQAGNTGQQALAVMIRQLATERFDRKKSWIAVWREAKIGLLSGLIVAFLVLVAVFLLTHNLLLAQVMAVALLLDMLLGALAGASIPLILKELGRDPAQASSIFLTAITDGAGFFIFLGMATTLLL, encoded by the coding sequence ATGACTGATGAAAAAAGAGAACAAGTGCACGAGCAGCGCACAAAAACAGATTCCGTGCAGGACAGCATGGAACGGCGTGAAATAGCCCTGCATTTCTGCCGCGAAGAAAAAGCCGAAGCCGAATTCGCACACCCTGCGGACGTGGCAGAGCATATGGAAAATCTGTCGCTGGAAAAGCAGGTCTGCCTTATGCAGCACCTGTCCCCTGAAGACGCGGCGGAAGCTCTGGCGGAAATGGATGAATACGCACGTGCGGACATTCTGCGGAATCTGGACTGGGACGAAGCAGCCAGCATTCTGGCGGAAATGTCACCGGACGACGCCGCAGACGTGCTGGACGAACTGGACGAAGATCACCGCGACGCGCTGCTGCGCTATTTTGAAGCGGATGACGCAGAAGAACTGAGAACGCTCATGGCGTTTGACCCCGACACCGCCGGCGGGGTCATGAACACCGAAATCATCATCATTGATCACAATGTAACCGCCGATCAGGCCATCATGCAGATCAGGCGGGAGATCGAAGACAAGGAAATCCCGTACTACGCATATATCGTTGATGAGCAGGAGCGCCTTGTGGGCGTGCTTTCGCTGCGTAACCTGCTGCTCTGCCGCCCCCGGACGCTTCTCAAGGACGAGGTGAGCTCCCAGAGCCTCATTTCGGTTGTCTTTGATGCGGACAAAGAGGAGGTAGCGCACCAGCTTGCGCACTACAACTTCATGGCCATGCCCGTTGTGGACTATGAAGGCCGCCTGCTTGGCGTGGTAACCTATGACGACATCATCGACATCATTCACGATGAGGCCAGCGAAGACATGCTGGGCATGGTGGGTGCAGGGCAGGACGAAACCGTCGACACCCCCTGGATGGAGTCGGTTAAAAAAAGGTTGCCGTGGCTCATCATCAACATGGTCAACTCTGCGTTCAGCGCATGGGTTGTCAGCCTGTTCGAAGGTTCCATCGCCACCATGGCCATTCTGGCGGTGCTTATGCCCATTGTGGCCAATCAGGCCGGAAACACAGGCCAGCAGGCACTGGCAGTCATGATCCGCCAGCTGGCCACCGAACGCTTTGACCGGAAAAAGTCGTGGATCGCCGTGTGGCGCGAAGCAAAAATCGGCCTGCTGAGCGGACTTATTGTGGCATTTCTCGTGCTGGTGGCGGTCTTTCTGCTTACGCACAATCTGCTGCTGGCGCAGGTCATGGCCGTGGCACTGCTGCTCGACATGCTTCTCGGGGCACTGGCAGGGGCATCCATCCCGCTTATTCTCAAGGAACTGGGCAGAGACCCCGCGCAGGCATCCAGTATTTTTCTGACAGCCATTACCGACGGTGCAGGTTTCTTTATCTTTCTGGGTATGGCCACAACTCTGCTGCTTTAA
- the nadC gene encoding carboxylating nicotinate-nucleotide diphosphorylase has protein sequence MTTSTTHFFFAGEALRHTVAAIDLAITEDGPDLTSNAVFAPSHQLAAQIIAKEDSLVCGLAYIPYIMDRVIACDPQPQGWDDYTVDTPYADGAHVTAGTTVVRLRASARRLLKAERIILNFMTHLSGIANLTARYVDALSGTGTRLLDTRKTLPGLRYPEKYAVVIGGGLNHRRNLQEMLMLKDNHIDLAGSITAAVQRLRDTYSPCPPVEVECRTPDDVREAVACNVDRIMLDNMDADGLAAALPLIPDHIETEASGGVTLETIRVLAQASSRRLDFISVGRLTHSAPSADFSMRISE, from the coding sequence ATGACAACGAGCACTACCCACTTTTTTTTCGCAGGCGAGGCACTGCGGCACACTGTTGCCGCCATTGATCTGGCGATCACCGAAGATGGTCCCGACCTGACCAGCAACGCGGTTTTCGCCCCTTCTCACCAGCTTGCCGCGCAGATAATCGCAAAGGAAGACTCCCTTGTGTGCGGGCTGGCATACATACCATACATCATGGACCGCGTCATTGCCTGCGACCCGCAGCCGCAGGGATGGGACGACTACACCGTCGACACTCCGTATGCTGACGGTGCGCATGTCACTGCGGGAACCACCGTCGTCCGGCTTCGGGCTTCCGCCCGCCGCCTGCTCAAGGCGGAAAGAATTATTCTGAATTTCATGACCCATCTTTCCGGAATAGCCAATCTGACTGCCCGTTATGTTGACGCACTTTCCGGTACGGGCACCCGCCTTCTTGATACCCGCAAGACATTGCCCGGATTGAGATATCCGGAAAAGTACGCGGTTGTTATCGGCGGCGGGCTCAACCACCGGCGGAACCTGCAAGAAATGCTGATGCTCAAAGACAACCATATTGATCTTGCCGGCAGCATCACCGCCGCAGTGCAGAGACTCAGGGACACGTATTCCCCCTGCCCCCCCGTGGAGGTGGAATGCCGCACGCCGGATGACGTGCGTGAAGCCGTGGCCTGTAACGTGGACAGAATTATGCTGGACAACATGGATGCAGACGGGCTTGCAGCCGCTTTGCCGCTTATTCCGGATCATATTGAGACTGAAGCAAGCGGCGGAGTGACTCTGGAAACCATCCGCGTTCTGGCGCAGGCCTCCTCTCGACGGCTTGATTTTATTTCCGTGGGCAGGCTGACTCATTCCGCCCCTTCCGCAGATTTCAGCATGCGTATAAGCGAGTAG
- the nadA gene encoding quinolinate synthase NadA, which yields MNTQNSYDTIQEIRSRMGSRLTIMGHHYQHETVIRHTELRGDSLELARKTSQVDAEHIVFCGVYFMGESSALLARHGQKIYLPEPDANCVMSQMAPAERVDRVLTALSGRGRRIVPLTYVNSSVAVKAVVGRHGGSVCTSANARTMLEWAFAQGDAVLFIPDKNLAANTADALQIPFEKRHILNIRQNGAAIDFDAADRADLLMWPGCCAIHARFNLRQIATMREAHPGCRIVVHPECSPDVVRQADAAGSTSFIIRYTEEAPEGSTVVVGTEINLVERLAAQYAGRKTVLPLLESACSHMNSVTEEKLAATLTAVENGTCAPVMVPLEMQDNARVALERMLQACA from the coding sequence ATGAATACACAAAACAGCTATGACACCATTCAGGAGATCAGGTCCCGTATGGGCAGCCGCCTGACCATTATGGGACACCACTACCAGCACGAAACCGTAATCCGGCACACTGAGCTGCGGGGCGACTCGCTGGAACTGGCCCGCAAGACATCTCAGGTTGATGCGGAACATATTGTTTTCTGCGGGGTGTATTTCATGGGAGAATCGTCTGCCCTGCTGGCCCGCCACGGTCAGAAAATTTATCTGCCCGAGCCGGATGCGAACTGTGTCATGTCGCAGATGGCTCCCGCAGAAAGGGTCGACCGGGTACTCACCGCGCTTTCCGGTCGTGGCAGACGCATTGTACCTCTTACTTATGTCAATTCATCGGTGGCTGTGAAAGCCGTGGTGGGCAGACATGGCGGTTCGGTGTGCACGTCGGCCAATGCCCGTACAATGCTTGAATGGGCGTTTGCACAGGGCGATGCGGTGCTTTTTATTCCTGACAAGAATCTGGCGGCAAACACAGCGGATGCTCTGCAGATTCCTTTTGAAAAACGCCATATTCTTAATATCCGCCAAAACGGGGCTGCCATCGACTTTGACGCGGCGGACAGGGCTGACCTGTTGATGTGGCCGGGCTGCTGTGCCATTCATGCCCGCTTTAATCTGCGGCAGATCGCCACAATGCGCGAAGCCCATCCCGGATGCCGCATCGTGGTGCACCCCGAATGCAGCCCCGATGTGGTCAGACAGGCCGATGCCGCAGGGTCAACGTCTTTCATAATCAGATACACCGAAGAGGCGCCCGAAGGTTCCACTGTAGTTGTGGGTACTGAAATCAATCTGGTGGAAAGGCTGGCAGCGCAATATGCCGGCCGCAAGACCGTGCTGCCGCTGCTTGAAAGTGCGTGTTCACACATGAACAGCGTCACTGAAGAAAAGCTGGCGGCAACGCTGACCGCAGTTGAAAACGGCACATGTGCGCCGGTTATGGTTCCCCTAGAAATGCAGGACAACGCCCGTGTTGCCCTGGAGCGCATGCTGCAGGCCTGCGCATAA
- the nadB gene encoding L-aspartate oxidase — MSTFRPVTPVLVIGSGIAGCTAALTLADMGIEVTLITSGDTLDKGNTALAQGGIVFRAHDGDPKQLEKDILVAGHRYNSTKAVRHVSVEGPKAVQDVLVDRLSIPFARQQDDSKTGADCEWDMTMEGGHAAQRILHCADYTGRAIMDGLMREVQASPNIRVLTNRTAIDLLTSHHHGTSLEFKYQLVNQCAGAYVFNEQLRCVETILADFTVLATGGIGQIYLHTTNSPVCVGSGLAMAYRAGARIENAEFVQFHPTALYHRTERRFLITEAMRGEGARLVNASGEPFMHRYDPRADLAPRDIVARAIVEEMLSTGSDCVFLDAANYVEHNLETRFPTIFQRCLNLGIDIRRQPIPVVPAAHYFCGGVLADLNGRTTLERLYSVGECNCTGVHGANRLASTSLLEALLWGRNAALNIHGRLGRRAALNKRLRDSIPDWNPLGDEKNDDPALIAQDWTTLRNTMWNYVGITRTSSRLQRAHDEMRDLWRHVSDFYKRTPLSKPLVDLFHGCQAGYVVTMAARRNKQSVGCHYRID, encoded by the coding sequence ATGTCCACTTTCCGTCCCGTCACTCCTGTTCTGGTCATCGGATCCGGTATTGCCGGATGCACTGCGGCTCTTACTCTGGCCGACATGGGTATAGAGGTCACCCTGATAACCAGCGGTGATACGCTTGATAAAGGCAACACTGCGCTGGCACAGGGAGGCATTGTTTTCCGTGCGCACGACGGTGACCCCAAGCAGCTGGAAAAAGATATTCTGGTGGCCGGTCACAGGTACAATTCGACAAAAGCCGTACGCCATGTGAGCGTTGAAGGACCTAAGGCCGTTCAGGACGTTCTTGTGGACAGGCTGTCCATTCCTTTTGCCCGTCAGCAGGACGACAGCAAGACCGGCGCCGACTGCGAGTGGGACATGACCATGGAGGGCGGTCACGCTGCTCAGCGTATTCTGCATTGTGCTGATTACACCGGCCGGGCCATTATGGACGGGCTGATGCGCGAGGTGCAGGCATCACCCAATATACGGGTGCTCACCAACCGCACGGCCATCGACCTGTTGACCAGTCATCACCACGGTACCAGTCTGGAGTTCAAATACCAGCTGGTGAACCAGTGCGCCGGAGCATATGTTTTTAACGAACAGTTACGTTGTGTGGAGACCATTCTGGCAGATTTTACCGTGCTGGCCACGGGAGGAATAGGACAGATTTACCTGCACACAACCAACTCTCCTGTGTGTGTCGGTTCCGGTCTGGCCATGGCATACAGGGCTGGTGCGCGAATTGAAAATGCAGAATTTGTTCAGTTTCATCCCACAGCGCTGTATCACCGCACTGAACGCCGTTTTTTGATTACCGAGGCCATGCGCGGTGAGGGAGCCCGGCTTGTCAATGCGTCCGGCGAACCTTTCATGCACCGCTATGATCCCCGGGCCGATCTTGCGCCGCGTGACATTGTGGCCCGCGCCATTGTGGAAGAAATGCTCTCCACAGGCAGCGACTGTGTTTTTCTGGATGCGGCCAACTATGTCGAGCACAATCTTGAAACGCGGTTTCCTACCATTTTCCAGCGATGCCTGAATCTTGGTATTGATATCCGCAGACAGCCCATTCCCGTTGTGCCCGCAGCACATTATTTCTGCGGAGGGGTGCTGGCCGACCTGAACGGCAGGACTACGCTGGAACGCCTTTACAGTGTGGGCGAATGCAACTGCACCGGGGTACACGGCGCCAACAGACTTGCCAGCACTTCCCTGCTTGAAGCCCTGCTGTGGGGCCGCAACGCGGCATTGAATATTCATGGCAGACTGGGACGCCGGGCAGCGCTGAATAAGAGGCTGCGTGATTCCATTCCTGACTGGAATCCGCTGGGCGATGAAAAAAATGATGACCCGGCCCTGATTGCTCAGGACTGGACAACCCTGCGCAATACCATGTGGAATTACGTGGGCATTACCAGAACATCCAGCCGGCTGCAGCGTGCTCATGACGAGATGCGCGACCTGTGGCGTCATGTGAGTGACTTTTACAAGCGCACTCCCCTCTCCAAGCCGCTTGTGGATCTTTTCCACGGCTGTCAGGCGGGTTACGTGGTTACCATGGCGGCACGCCGCAACAAACAGAGCGTTGGCTGCCATTACCGGATAGACTGA
- a CDS encoding DUF4079 family protein: MPSMWIHPALQLFATIAGGYVFYLGIRRFMMLHMKKKVPFNWKGHVLWGKIAIALWIAGMGLGLFFAWMGWGVMLITGWHYIAGFIIIPLAAAGFATGYVLDKYKKKRAVLPLAHGINNLVLMLLILFQLYTGVLIIRDYLL; encoded by the coding sequence ATGCCGAGCATGTGGATTCATCCGGCACTCCAGCTGTTCGCCACCATTGCCGGCGGATATGTTTTTTATCTCGGCATCAGACGATTCATGATGCTGCACATGAAGAAAAAAGTACCCTTCAACTGGAAAGGGCACGTTTTATGGGGGAAAATTGCAATCGCCCTGTGGATTGCAGGAATGGGGCTCGGGCTCTTTTTTGCGTGGATGGGATGGGGAGTCATGCTGATAACCGGTTGGCACTACATTGCGGGGTTCATCATAATTCCTCTTGCCGCCGCGGGGTTCGCCACAGGGTATGTGCTCGACAAATACAAAAAAAAGCGGGCCGTGCTCCCGCTGGCCCACGGCATCAACAATCTGGTGCTCATGCTGCTCATACTGTTTCAGTTGTACACGGGCGTTCTCATCATCCGCGATTATCTGCTGTAA
- a CDS encoding protoheme IX farnesyltransferase: MLRAASSLFRFRVAGMVALSCVFGYLLAAGAAGPDMVTSAAGTFLLTCACSVFNQIQEKDLDARMPRTRNRPVASGRLPTTAARAVGMAALLPALILLHAAGGVRLVLLSATVLALYNGVYTPMKKYTAFSLLAGAVPGALPPVFGWLAAGGNLYSPEIALLFIVYYLWQVPHFWLRAERDRQSYLAAGLPLPSVELSHRYHALLRLWYASYMVALLLLPVFPFIAETAVRIAVCLAGITGLAASGYLLASPVRGFHAVNVSMLFVMLLLVADRLVTSGIIT; encoded by the coding sequence GTGCTGCGGGCAGCATCCAGCCTGTTCAGGTTCCGCGTGGCGGGCATGGTGGCACTGTCCTGTGTCTTCGGCTATCTGCTGGCAGCAGGCGCAGCGGGGCCGGACATGGTCACGTCCGCAGCCGGCACCTTTCTGCTGACATGTGCCTGCTCGGTGTTCAACCAGATTCAGGAAAAAGATCTGGATGCCCGTATGCCCCGCACCCGCAACCGGCCTGTTGCCTCCGGCAGGCTGCCAACAACTGCGGCACGGGCTGTGGGCATGGCGGCACTGCTACCCGCACTGATACTGCTGCATGCGGCGGGCGGCGTCCGTCTGGTGTTGCTGTCCGCGACCGTGCTGGCATTATACAACGGCGTATACACCCCGATGAAAAAATATACGGCTTTTTCGCTGCTTGCCGGGGCAGTACCGGGTGCTCTGCCTCCTGTGTTCGGCTGGCTGGCGGCAGGTGGTAATCTTTATTCACCCGAGATAGCGTTGCTTTTCATCGTGTATTATCTGTGGCAGGTCCCGCACTTCTGGCTGCGGGCAGAACGCGACCGCCAGTCGTACCTTGCGGCCGGTCTTCCCTTACCTTCTGTCGAGCTGTCGCACAGGTATCATGCACTGCTGCGGCTGTGGTATGCGTCATACATGGTGGCGCTGCTTCTGTTGCCCGTATTCCCCTTCATAGCCGAAACAGCGGTGCGCATTGCCGTGTGCCTTGCCGGTATCACCGGTCTGGCAGCCTCGGGCTATCTGCTGGCGTCGCCTGTAAGGGGATTTCATGCCGTCAATGTCAGCATGCTTTTTGTCATGCTTCTGCTGGTCGCAGACCGGCTTGTCACTTCCGGTATTATTACCTGA
- the coxB gene encoding cytochrome c oxidase subunit II encodes MFPQSLSPVQQVDLAFYVIFGISIAILVCITACMLWFAWRYHHTRNPKPARFDGNVTAEVLWTVIPSLLVMGMFYYGWIGFKALRSVPANAMEVKVTARMWSWVFEYPNGKRANTLYVPVNKAIRLDMTSADVLHSFYVPAFRIKMDTVPGMDTYAWFKAERTGEYDILCAEYCGLKHANMLSTVAVMPEKDFEDWLNATEQTDDEAKALALLETHGCISCHSLDGSPGLGPTLKDIYGAERPIIMPDGTKTTMVADEQYLRRALLQPNAEVVEGYDPMMPSYQDSVPPGEIDLMVGWMLNRNQSAISAGRKLMQEEGCISCHSTDGSEIMGPSVKNLYGYQRLVIEDGTERTVTADESYLIESILNPSEKLTKGYDPVMPPYEMDEERLNALVEYMKSLSDKNGKAQ; translated from the coding sequence ATGTTTCCGCAATCACTCAGCCCTGTGCAACAGGTTGATCTGGCTTTCTATGTCATCTTCGGCATTTCAATAGCAATTCTGGTATGCATAACCGCCTGTATGCTGTGGTTCGCATGGCGCTATCACCACACGCGCAACCCCAAACCGGCGCGCTTCGACGGCAACGTGACAGCAGAAGTGCTGTGGACCGTTATTCCATCCCTGCTTGTGATGGGCATGTTCTATTACGGCTGGATAGGCTTCAAGGCACTTCGCTCTGTTCCTGCCAATGCCATGGAAGTCAAAGTGACTGCACGCATGTGGTCATGGGTTTTTGAATACCCCAACGGCAAACGGGCAAACACCCTCTATGTGCCGGTCAACAAGGCAATACGGCTTGATATGACCTCAGCAGATGTTTTGCACAGCTTTTATGTACCTGCCTTCCGCATCAAGATGGACACAGTTCCGGGTATGGACACCTACGCTTGGTTCAAGGCGGAACGGACAGGAGAATATGACATCCTGTGTGCGGAATACTGCGGGTTAAAGCACGCCAACATGCTTTCTACGGTGGCCGTAATGCCGGAAAAAGACTTCGAAGACTGGCTGAATGCCACCGAACAGACCGATGACGAGGCCAAGGCGCTGGCACTGCTGGAAACTCACGGCTGCATTTCATGCCACTCGCTGGACGGCAGCCCCGGTCTGGGACCGACGCTTAAAGATATCTACGGTGCCGAGCGCCCGATTATTATGCCCGACGGTACAAAGACAACCATGGTGGCCGACGAACAGTACCTGCGCCGCGCACTGCTGCAGCCCAACGCCGAGGTGGTGGAAGGCTATGACCCCATGATGCCCTCGTATCAGGACAGTGTTCCCCCCGGCGAAATAGACTTGATGGTGGGCTGGATGCTTAACCGCAACCAGTCTGCGATAAGTGCAGGCCGCAAGCTGATGCAGGAAGAAGGCTGCATTTCCTGTCACTCTACGGACGGTTCCGAAATTATGGGCCCCAGTGTTAAAAACCTGTACGGCTATCAGCGTCTGGTCATAGAAGATGGTACAGAAAGGACTGTCACGGCAGACGAGAGCTATCTTATTGAAAGCATACTCAATCCTTCTGAAAAGCTGACCAAGGGATATGATCCCGTTATGCCGCCGTACGAGATGGACGAAGAGAGGCTGAACGCTCTTGTGGAATATATGAAGAGCCTGTCCGACAAAAACGGGAAGGCGCAATAG
- a CDS encoding cytochrome C oxidase subunit IV family protein, translating into MSAEHHHIVSFRQNTIIWLVLLVFTAITVAASRFDFGFLNIVVALGIATCKAGLVTLYFMHLRYEGNLIRLMVFIAFAILAIAIGFTFFDVAYR; encoded by the coding sequence ATGAGCGCCGAACACCACCATATTGTCAGTTTCAGGCAAAACACCATCATCTGGCTTGTCCTGCTCGTTTTCACTGCCATCACGGTTGCCGCGTCCCGCTTTGATTTCGGATTCCTGAACATCGTCGTTGCCCTTGGCATAGCCACCTGCAAAGCCGGTCTGGTGACGCTTTATTTCATGCACCTGCGGTATGAGGGCAATCTTATTCGCCTGATGGTTTTCATTGCCTTTGCAATTCTTGCCATCGCCATAGGATTCACATTTTTTGACGTAGCCTACAGGTGA
- a CDS encoding cytochrome c oxidase subunit 3 family protein has protein sequence MSNVHNDYLGAKIGMWLFLFTEVLLFGGLFLLYAIYLHQHPAEFHKASKELDVLLGTVNTVVLITSSFFVALSISALQQGKVVLCKRLLTATVGCALIFLVIKYFEWSAKIHHGIYPDSDQLLLRPAGEIVYFGLYYVMTGLHGIHVIIGGAVLLYALRLINAGRVTADNFIFLENSGLYWHLVDLVWIYLFPLFYLIV, from the coding sequence ATGAGTAACGTCCATAACGACTATCTGGGCGCCAAAATAGGCATGTGGCTGTTCCTGTTTACAGAAGTCCTTCTCTTCGGCGGATTGTTCCTGCTGTATGCCATCTACCTGCATCAGCACCCTGCAGAGTTCCATAAGGCCAGCAAGGAACTGGACGTATTGCTGGGCACGGTAAACACCGTGGTGCTTATCACTAGCAGCTTTTTTGTGGCTCTTTCCATCAGCGCATTGCAGCAGGGCAAAGTTGTGCTTTGTAAACGTCTGCTCACCGCCACCGTAGGGTGTGCGCTTATCTTTCTGGTTATCAAGTACTTTGAGTGGAGTGCCAAAATTCATCACGGGATATACCCCGATTCAGACCAGCTTTTGCTGCGTCCCGCCGGCGAGATTGTCTATTTCGGCCTTTACTATGTGATGACGGGGCTGCATGGCATACACGTCATCATCGGCGGAGCCGTACTGCTTTATGCATTACGGTTGATCAACGCGGGCAGGGTAACCGCTGACAATTTCATCTTTCTCGAAAACAGCGGCCTGTACTGGCATCTTGTTGATCTGGTATGGATTTACCTTTTTCCGCTTTTTTACCTCATTGTGTAG
- the ctaD gene encoding cytochrome c oxidase subunit I, translating to MATADAVQTSRGFWGPLQGTKNSIGSWIFSTDHKRIGILYFYGIIGFFLVGLLLGFLVRLELIAPGKTIMDAQTYNAIFTLHGVVMIFLVVIPSIPAAFGNIFLPIQIGAEDVSFPRLNNFSWWLYVTGAVLALSSLFTGDGPPDTGWTFYVPFSNVTTTNVNVALAAVFVLGFSSILTGLNFITTIHRLRAEGMTWTRLPLFVWSLYATGWIQVLATPVLGITVLLVVVERVMGVGLFDATKGGDPLLYQHLFWIYSHPAVYIMILPAMGVISEIIPVFSRKKIFGYKMIAFSSLAIAFAGSLVWAHHMFTSGMSDTAVLVFSFLTFVVAIPSAIKVFNWVSTMFKGSIYLEPPMYYAMAFIFLFSIGGLTGLVLGGAGTDIHVHDTYFVVAHFHYVIFGGLGFGLFGAMHYWFPKIYGKMYNKRVANISCLVTFIGFNVLYFPLFVIGLQGMPRRYYDYLPQYTTGHFISTVGSWILAAGLLLMLWNLFKGARSGPRAGDNPWNAVTLEWQVPSPPPHHNFVEEPVVTHGPYDFREVTSDE from the coding sequence ATGGCTACGGCTGACGCGGTTCAGACTTCCCGGGGCTTCTGGGGACCGTTGCAGGGCACAAAAAACAGCATCGGTTCATGGATTTTTTCAACAGACCACAAACGTATCGGCATACTGTATTTCTATGGTATAATCGGATTTTTCCTCGTGGGGCTGCTTCTTGGCTTTCTTGTACGCCTTGAGCTTATCGCCCCCGGAAAAACCATCATGGACGCGCAGACATACAATGCCATATTCACGCTGCATGGCGTGGTCATGATTTTTCTGGTGGTCATCCCCAGCATTCCGGCCGCATTCGGCAATATCTTTCTTCCCATTCAGATAGGGGCCGAGGATGTCTCCTTTCCCCGCCTGAACAATTTTTCATGGTGGCTTTATGTCACCGGTGCCGTGCTCGCGCTCAGCTCTCTCTTTACGGGTGACGGTCCGCCGGACACGGGCTGGACGTTTTACGTCCCCTTCAGCAACGTGACCACCACAAACGTCAACGTGGCTCTTGCAGCCGTATTTGTTCTGGGTTTTTCTTCCATACTCACCGGCCTCAATTTCATCACCACCATCCACAGATTACGGGCCGAGGGCATGACATGGACCCGGTTGCCTCTTTTTGTCTGGTCGCTGTATGCCACCGGCTGGATTCAGGTACTCGCCACTCCGGTGCTTGGTATTACCGTGCTGCTGGTTGTGGTTGAAAGGGTAATGGGGGTGGGGCTGTTTGACGCCACCAAAGGCGGCGACCCGCTGCTGTATCAGCACCTTTTCTGGATATATTCACACCCGGCCGTGTACATAATGATTCTGCCCGCCATGGGTGTAATTTCCGAAATAATTCCGGTATTTTCCCGCAAGAAAATCTTCGGCTACAAGATGATCGCTTTTTCCAGCCTTGCCATAGCCTTTGCGGGTTCACTGGTATGGGCGCATCATATGTTCACCAGTGGCATGAGCGATACCGCAGTGCTGGTTTTTTCGTTTCTCACATTTGTCGTCGCCATTCCTTCTGCCATCAAGGTGTTCAACTGGGTTTCCACCATGTTCAAGGGGTCCATCTATCTTGAACCGCCCATGTACTACGCCATGGCGTTCATCTTTCTCTTTTCCATAGGTGGGCTTACCGGACTGGTGCTGGGCGGGGCCGGAACTGATATCCATGTGCATGATACATATTTTGTTGTCGCGCACTTCCATTATGTCATTTTCGGCGGGCTCGGGTTTGGTCTGTTCGGAGCCATGCATTACTGGTTCCCCAAAATATACGGAAAGATGTATAACAAAAGAGTGGCCAACATCTCCTGTCTGGTTACTTTCATCGGTTTCAACGTTCTGTACTTTCCGCTTTTCGTCATCGGCCTGCAGGGCATGCCGCGCAGATATTACGACTATCTGCCGCAGTACACCACGGGGCATTTCATTTCCACAGTAGGATCCTGGATTCTGGCCGCAGGGCTTCTGCTCATGCTGTGGAATCTGTTCAAGGGAGCACGCAGCGGCCCCCGGGCCGGTGACAATCCTTGGAACGCCGTGACATTGGAATGGCAGGTTCCTTCTCCTCCCCCGCATCACAACTTTGTTGAAGAACCTGTGGTCACACACGGGCCGTACGACTTCAGGGAGGTGACTTCCGATGAGTAA